In Aminobacterium sp. MB27-C1, a single genomic region encodes these proteins:
- the rpoC gene encoding DNA-directed RNA polymerase subunit beta' has product MSQREIVGVRIKLASPERIRELSSGEVKKPETINYRTLRPEKDGLFCERIFGPTKSYECACGKYKRSGPKFKGIICDRCGVEVTDNRVRRERMGHIELAAPVVHIWYLRGIPSRLSLLLGTSTKDLEKVVYFAPTRKREAAYKVVMEGRRPDLARRGDVISESEVRIHSHYDSKIKAEEAYRIISVDEIPVNEGDVLSAQQVSRYKTEYGDSLFKVEPAFEFVSVPENLDFVPGDVISASEIERLQKLELNFDVKRAVVNNQETFVVTAAAKLPFTKGDVVSATEFQMFHEKYPGRFMAQVETVTIEDPCYIVIEKGSSPFNACDIIMEREEYLCAAYDKKFSAGIGAEGVRTLLQKTDLDLLCATLREDVSESTGQKKRKLIKRLQVSEDFRKSKSQIDSMVLEVLPVIPPDLRPMVQLDGGRFATSDLNDLYRRVINRNNRLRKLQELRAPEIIIRNEKRMLQESVDALIDNGRMGKAVLGAGNRPLKSLTDLLRGKKGRFRQNLLGKRVDYSGRSVIVIGPQLKIYQCGLPKQMALELFKPFVIRQLVERGLAPNVKSAKRLIERGREEIWGILEDIIKDHPVLLNRAPTLHRLGIQAFEPVLMEGKAIRLHPLVCTAFNADFDGDQMAVHVPLSLEAQAEARLLMLSANNLLSPASGRPIVTPTQDIILGIYYLTDLRDGLKGEGAYFSDIEDVLIALNHKVVHLNARIRLKKQMEWNIDNDDEHWFETSPGRVLFNSILPEKLRFINKQLGKKAIGKLIDDAYDVITRSEIVGMLDGIKSLGYHWSTVSGISFGVQSIIIPPEKKEITEKTVVEDDELKSEFEMGILTQEEYLYRKEILWSDASRRISDNILDHMAHENPIRMMVDSGARGSKSQMGQMAGIRGLMSDPSGRIIDYPITANFREGMNMLEYFISTHGARKGLADTALRTAKSGYLTRRLVDVAQDIIVTHHDCGTNKGVEIRPMLQDGKVMISLAERIAGRTSLYDLYHPETGEIVVEAGELITPKLAETIDKLGFSSIWVRSPLTCTLKQGVCQKCYGMDLATRKEVAIGESVGVVAAQSIGEPGTQLTMRTFHTGGVRMTGEDITQGLPRIEQLFEVRRPKKVSYLAGIDGRVQEIREMEGKRKVIITSDETGKEEKVTYSIPSSQHLLVEEGQTVGKSDRLTEGNVDPQQLLEVEGIEEVQRSLVDEIQGVYRSQGVSINNKHIEVILRKVAPVNRIRVVEEGDTSFVAGDLVWTDEIENENEAIQKENEKNIMEATRIFSGRIVKNIVANRLNDAILQYQNKPLTEDAIRTLLRPGYLISQIVLEGDKGKDLILVIGEAAFRKRMEGLELIEPFESQDGKEIVAGTILSPGHLGIITAGDPVSICVRDSEAIEKLVDSAYLAEDICVGGDVMAEGDRIFTQEAAKVCLEHDIESLKLWHSVERISVLDALQERLMNKIWGRPLTQAIDGEGNALTDVSQMVDARIIRGLVDAEIAAVDLEGEILTRDKVLLELLNDLAYGKVILEPVFDKKGEKLVDSGQEINRAMIDLLMRSNAEEFVVRPISARSDEKQLIWNVTFVRKLREGPKCKPFVHGITKAALATDSFLSAASFQQTAQVLAGAAVKGDIDPLQGLKENVIIGHLIPAGTGVEWFKDVDVVPADRSDKIDKSSVSSEKTSNIDE; this is encoded by the coding sequence ATGAGCCAAAGAGAAATAGTCGGGGTACGTATTAAGCTGGCCAGCCCAGAACGGATCAGAGAATTGTCCAGTGGTGAAGTTAAAAAGCCAGAAACTATTAACTATAGAACACTTCGCCCTGAAAAAGATGGACTTTTCTGTGAGCGTATCTTTGGCCCCACAAAAAGCTATGAATGTGCCTGTGGCAAATACAAGCGAAGCGGTCCAAAGTTTAAAGGTATCATTTGTGACCGTTGTGGTGTAGAAGTTACCGATAACCGTGTTCGCAGAGAGCGAATGGGCCATATCGAGTTGGCTGCGCCTGTTGTGCATATTTGGTATCTCAGAGGCATTCCGAGCCGCTTGAGCCTTCTTTTGGGTACAAGCACAAAGGATTTGGAAAAAGTTGTCTATTTTGCTCCGACGCGTAAACGAGAAGCGGCGTATAAGGTCGTCATGGAAGGACGACGTCCTGATTTAGCTCGACGGGGAGATGTTATTTCAGAGAGCGAAGTACGCATTCATTCGCACTACGATTCTAAAATCAAGGCTGAAGAGGCATATCGCATTATCAGCGTTGATGAAATTCCTGTGAATGAGGGCGATGTTCTTTCCGCTCAGCAGGTTTCAAGATATAAGACAGAGTATGGAGATAGTCTCTTCAAGGTGGAGCCTGCTTTTGAATTTGTATCTGTCCCTGAGAATCTTGATTTTGTTCCAGGAGATGTTATTTCTGCTTCAGAAATTGAACGTTTGCAGAAACTGGAACTTAATTTTGATGTTAAACGCGCAGTTGTCAATAATCAGGAAACTTTTGTAGTTACTGCGGCGGCGAAATTACCCTTTACAAAGGGTGATGTTGTTTCAGCTACGGAATTCCAAATGTTCCATGAAAAATATCCTGGACGCTTTATGGCTCAGGTAGAGACGGTAACAATAGAGGATCCTTGTTATATTGTTATCGAAAAGGGATCGTCTCCCTTTAACGCCTGCGATATTATTATGGAGCGGGAAGAATACTTATGTGCTGCCTACGATAAGAAATTCAGTGCTGGTATAGGTGCAGAGGGTGTTCGTACACTTTTACAGAAAACTGATTTAGATCTTCTTTGTGCAACTTTACGAGAAGATGTTTCTGAGAGTACAGGGCAGAAAAAGAGAAAGCTTATTAAAAGACTTCAGGTTTCTGAAGATTTTAGAAAAAGTAAGTCCCAGATAGATTCCATGGTTTTGGAAGTTCTGCCTGTTATTCCACCAGATCTTCGTCCTATGGTGCAACTTGATGGGGGTCGTTTCGCCACGTCTGATTTGAATGATCTTTATAGACGTGTAATTAATAGAAACAATCGTCTTAGAAAGTTGCAGGAGTTGCGGGCTCCAGAAATTATTATTCGCAATGAGAAAAGAATGTTGCAGGAGTCAGTCGATGCTCTCATTGACAATGGTCGCATGGGGAAAGCTGTTTTAGGAGCTGGAAATCGTCCATTGAAAAGTTTGACAGACTTGTTAAGAGGTAAAAAAGGTCGTTTCCGTCAAAACTTGTTGGGTAAACGTGTCGACTATTCAGGGCGATCCGTTATTGTTATTGGTCCTCAACTGAAGATATATCAGTGTGGATTGCCAAAGCAGATGGCTCTTGAGCTTTTCAAGCCTTTCGTAATACGACAGCTTGTTGAGCGTGGATTGGCACCTAATGTTAAGAGTGCAAAACGTCTTATTGAACGAGGTCGAGAGGAGATTTGGGGGATTCTTGAAGATATTATTAAAGATCACCCTGTATTGTTGAATCGAGCTCCGACACTCCATAGATTGGGCATCCAGGCTTTTGAGCCAGTCTTGATGGAAGGAAAGGCAATACGTTTGCACCCATTAGTTTGTACGGCTTTCAACGCAGACTTCGATGGAGACCAGATGGCTGTTCACGTGCCTCTTTCTCTTGAAGCGCAGGCAGAAGCACGACTTCTTATGTTATCTGCCAATAACTTGCTTTCACCTGCTAGTGGCAGACCTATAGTAACTCCGACACAGGACATTATTCTTGGTATTTATTACCTGACTGATTTACGCGACGGATTAAAAGGTGAAGGCGCGTATTTCTCAGATATTGAAGATGTACTCATTGCTTTGAACCATAAGGTGGTTCATTTAAATGCTCGCATTCGTTTGAAGAAACAGATGGAGTGGAATATCGACAACGATGACGAACATTGGTTTGAAACTTCTCCAGGGCGGGTTCTTTTCAATAGTATTCTTCCTGAGAAGTTGCGTTTTATTAATAAACAGCTTGGCAAGAAGGCTATAGGTAAGCTGATCGATGATGCATATGATGTCATTACTCGAAGTGAAATTGTAGGGATGCTCGATGGCATAAAGTCGTTAGGCTACCATTGGTCTACTGTTAGCGGCATTAGTTTTGGAGTTCAGTCTATCATCATTCCTCCTGAAAAGAAGGAAATAACAGAAAAAACTGTTGTTGAAGATGACGAATTAAAGTCAGAATTCGAAATGGGCATATTGACGCAGGAGGAGTACCTTTACCGAAAGGAAATACTGTGGTCTGATGCGTCACGTAGAATTTCCGATAATATTCTTGACCATATGGCCCATGAAAATCCGATTCGCATGATGGTTGATTCCGGTGCGCGAGGAAGTAAGAGTCAGATGGGACAGATGGCAGGTATTCGAGGCTTGATGTCTGACCCGTCAGGACGAATTATCGACTATCCTATTACTGCAAACTTCCGTGAGGGAATGAATATGTTGGAATACTTCATTTCTACCCACGGAGCGCGAAAAGGTTTGGCCGATACTGCCCTTCGTACTGCTAAGTCTGGTTATTTAACTCGTCGTCTTGTAGATGTTGCTCAAGATATCATTGTTACGCACCATGATTGTGGCACAAATAAGGGTGTAGAAATCAGGCCTATGCTTCAAGACGGTAAGGTTATGATCTCTCTTGCTGAACGTATCGCAGGCAGAACATCACTTTATGATCTCTACCATCCTGAAACGGGGGAAATTGTAGTCGAGGCTGGAGAGCTTATAACACCTAAACTAGCAGAGACTATAGATAAACTTGGTTTCTCCTCTATTTGGGTACGGAGTCCATTGACGTGTACCCTCAAACAGGGTGTGTGCCAGAAATGTTATGGTATGGACCTTGCTACGCGAAAAGAAGTTGCCATTGGAGAATCGGTTGGAGTAGTTGCAGCCCAGTCCATAGGCGAACCGGGAACACAGCTTACAATGCGGACCTTCCACACAGGAGGCGTTCGTATGACGGGTGAAGACATTACTCAGGGTCTTCCTCGAATAGAGCAGCTTTTCGAAGTCCGTCGTCCTAAAAAAGTTTCTTACCTTGCCGGAATTGATGGCCGGGTGCAAGAAATACGTGAGATGGAAGGCAAAAGAAAAGTTATTATTACTTCAGATGAAACAGGCAAGGAAGAGAAGGTTACATACAGTATCCCTTCATCTCAGCATTTGCTTGTAGAAGAAGGTCAGACAGTTGGAAAGAGCGATCGTCTTACCGAAGGGAATGTTGATCCTCAACAACTTCTTGAAGTGGAAGGTATAGAAGAGGTTCAGCGCAGTCTTGTTGACGAAATACAGGGTGTTTACCGTTCTCAGGGTGTTTCTATAAACAACAAGCACATCGAAGTTATACTTCGGAAGGTTGCACCAGTTAACCGTATTAGAGTTGTTGAAGAAGGGGATACATCCTTTGTCGCAGGTGATTTAGTCTGGACAGATGAAATAGAAAATGAGAATGAAGCCATCCAGAAAGAAAACGAGAAAAATATTATGGAGGCTACACGTATTTTCTCAGGGCGTATAGTTAAAAATATAGTGGCAAATCGTTTGAATGATGCGATTCTTCAATATCAAAACAAGCCACTTACAGAAGATGCTATCCGTACCCTTCTTCGACCGGGTTATCTCATCTCCCAGATTGTTTTAGAGGGCGATAAAGGAAAAGATCTCATCCTTGTTATAGGGGAAGCCGCTTTTAGAAAAAGAATGGAAGGACTTGAACTTATAGAACCTTTCGAATCTCAGGATGGCAAAGAGATCGTAGCTGGAACGATTTTAAGTCCTGGACATTTGGGGATTATTACAGCTGGGGACCCCGTCTCAATCTGTGTTCGAGACAGTGAGGCCATAGAGAAGCTTGTCGATAGTGCCTATTTAGCAGAAGATATTTGTGTTGGCGGTGACGTTATGGCTGAAGGAGACCGTATCTTTACGCAGGAAGCTGCCAAAGTATGTCTTGAACACGATATCGAATCTCTGAAATTATGGCACTCTGTTGAACGTATTTCAGTACTTGATGCATTGCAAGAACGTCTCATGAATAAAATTTGGGGACGTCCTTTGACTCAGGCCATAGACGGAGAAGGCAATGCTTTGACTGATGTGTCTCAAATGGTTGATGCTCGAATTATACGTGGTCTCGTCGATGCTGAAATTGCAGCAGTAGATCTTGAAGGTGAGATCCTAACGAGGGATAAAGTTTTACTTGAGCTGTTAAATGATCTGGCGTATGGAAAAGTGATTTTAGAGCCTGTTTTTGATAAAAAGGGAGAAAAATTGGTAGATAGCGGACAAGAGATTAACCGTGCTATGATTGATCTTCTTATGAGATCCAATGCGGAAGAATTTGTTGTTCGACCAATTTCGGCTCGCTCAGATGAAAAACAGCTCATATGGAATGTCACTTTCGTGCGCAAACTGAGAGAAGGACCGAAATGCAAACCGTTCGTTCATGGAATTACCAAGGCTGCTTTAGCCACCGATAGTTTCTTGAGCGCCGCTTCCTTCCAGCAGACAGCTCAGGTTTTGGCAGGAGCTGCTGTAAAGGGAGACATAGATCCGCTGCAGGGATTGAAGGAAAATGTCATCATTGGACATTTAATTCCTGCAGGGACTGGAGTTGAATGGTTTAAAGATGTAGATGTCGTTCCCGCAGATCGAAGTGATAAAATAGATAAATCTTCAGTTTCATCAGAAAAAACATCTAATATAGATGAATAA
- the rpoB gene encoding DNA-directed RNA polymerase subunit beta: MAEFVPVGRRRQRLTFGRARDLVEIPDMIEIQRNSYDWFYQKSCDADSRKLQGLEELLHEVFPIESYDGAFALEFVHYFVDDPSGDEEEARQRDLTWSQPIRATIRLTNRKTKEIKEEEIFLGDFPIMTDRGTFIINGTERVVVNQLARSAGVYFHKEEDIPGQETYSAKIIPDRGAWLEFSLSPGDVLSVNIDNRKKLPATILLKAFGVSSNEEILEMFGATVIEVDLTEEDVKGRLIAETIVDGEGNEIVVKNDRLTKEHLEALWSQGRTKVHVWSVDPAIAATLERDNTVGSDDAVLEMFRRLRPNEPARVENAREYVYSLFFDTRRYNLGRVGRYKINRRLGLSIPEDNRLLTLEDIRRIILGVIELRNPESEDDDIDHLGNRRVRSVGELLQNQIRIGLLRMERIAKERMTTVPDLESAMARDLINVRPIAAAIREFFGSGQLSQFMDQTNPLAEVTHRRRLSALGPGGLSRERAGFEARDVHHTHYGRICPIETPEGPNIGLVTSLATYARVNEYGFLMTPRRKVVEGKVAKEIEYLSADEEDNLYIARANTPIDEDGYLEEECHTRYRGDIELIPRDMVDYLDVSPKQIVSVSTALIPFLEHDDANRALMGSNMQRQAVPLIQPDAPRVGTGIEHRIAKDSGSCVVASENGEVAYVDADRIEVRSERGIHVYPLVKFRRSNQGTIIHQRPSVLKGEQVKKGDIIADGQSVDNGELALGRNVLVAFLPWEGYNYEDAILLSERLVKEDFYTSIHIEEYEIEARDTKLGPEEITRDIPNVGEDMLKNLDEDGIVRVGAEVNAGDILVGKVTPKGESDQSPEEKLLRAIFGEKAREVRDTSLKVPHGARGKIVAVKRMTRENNPDALSPGVNEVVKIYVAQLRKITVGDKMAGRHGNKGVVSRILPVEDMPYLPDGTPCDIVLNPLGVPSRMNLGQVLETIMGFVAMNNGWHVATPVFEGAQEGEIFDLLDKLSKEKYPDLTSDGMITLYDGRTGERMEKKVTVGCMYMLKLIHLVDDKIHARSIGPYSLITQQPLGGKAQFGGQRFGEMEVWALEGYGAAHILQEMLTVKSDDIRGRLKTYEKIVKGQNLAKPGVPESFRVLVKELQGLVLDVEIKYSDGTIGELVMDDEDEDGARRSTSETVGVKEKEEKPQEPQKSEKVEEEIADEMEVVVDEKEVMSENMLFEDVFEESNDDPEGAE, translated from the coding sequence ATGGCCGAGTTTGTTCCCGTGGGCAGAAGGCGGCAGAGGTTAACTTTCGGACGTGCCAGGGATCTTGTAGAGATTCCTGACATGATAGAAATCCAGCGTAATTCTTATGATTGGTTTTATCAGAAGAGTTGCGATGCGGATTCGAGGAAGTTGCAGGGATTGGAAGAACTTCTTCATGAAGTTTTTCCTATAGAAAGTTATGATGGGGCTTTTGCTCTTGAGTTTGTCCATTACTTTGTGGATGATCCTTCTGGAGATGAAGAAGAAGCCCGACAGAGAGACTTGACATGGTCTCAACCCATACGTGCTACTATCAGGCTTACCAATAGGAAGACCAAGGAGATCAAGGAAGAAGAGATTTTCCTCGGAGATTTTCCTATTATGACCGATAGGGGCACCTTTATTATTAATGGAACGGAACGAGTAGTTGTTAATCAGCTTGCTCGTTCTGCTGGCGTTTATTTTCATAAGGAAGAAGACATTCCTGGACAAGAGACTTACTCTGCGAAGATTATTCCAGATCGTGGAGCGTGGTTGGAGTTTAGTTTAAGTCCTGGAGACGTTCTTTCTGTGAACATAGACAATAGGAAAAAGCTTCCAGCAACAATTTTGTTGAAAGCTTTTGGCGTATCGAGTAACGAAGAGATACTCGAAATGTTTGGCGCAACAGTAATAGAGGTAGATTTAACGGAAGAAGATGTTAAGGGTCGACTCATTGCAGAGACGATAGTCGATGGGGAAGGCAATGAAATAGTAGTTAAGAATGACAGATTGACGAAAGAGCATCTTGAAGCATTGTGGAGTCAGGGAAGAACAAAAGTTCACGTCTGGAGCGTAGATCCAGCTATTGCTGCAACTTTGGAGCGTGACAATACTGTTGGCAGTGACGATGCTGTACTTGAGATGTTCCGTCGTCTTCGCCCCAATGAACCAGCACGGGTAGAGAATGCCAGAGAGTATGTGTATAGTCTGTTCTTTGATACACGAAGATATAATTTGGGCAGAGTTGGACGTTACAAAATAAATCGACGTTTAGGTCTTTCTATTCCTGAAGATAACAGGTTGCTCACTCTTGAAGACATTCGTCGCATTATTCTGGGTGTCATTGAGCTTCGCAACCCTGAATCGGAAGATGACGATATCGACCATCTTGGAAATCGAAGAGTTCGTTCTGTCGGAGAGCTTCTTCAAAACCAGATCCGTATAGGCTTGCTTCGTATGGAACGCATTGCTAAAGAACGAATGACGACTGTACCAGACTTGGAATCAGCAATGGCAAGAGATCTCATTAACGTTCGCCCCATTGCAGCGGCTATTCGAGAATTCTTTGGTTCAGGACAGCTTTCCCAGTTTATGGATCAGACGAACCCTCTCGCTGAGGTAACTCACCGTAGGCGTCTTTCGGCGTTGGGACCTGGTGGTTTGAGCAGAGAAAGAGCCGGATTTGAAGCTCGAGACGTTCATCATACTCACTATGGAAGAATATGCCCAATAGAGACGCCAGAAGGACCAAACATTGGCTTGGTTACATCTCTGGCTACCTATGCGAGGGTCAATGAATATGGCTTCTTGATGACTCCTCGGCGCAAAGTTGTAGAAGGAAAAGTTGCCAAAGAAATCGAATATCTTTCAGCCGATGAAGAAGACAATTTATATATTGCCAGAGCGAATACTCCAATAGATGAAGATGGTTATTTGGAAGAGGAATGCCATACGCGTTATCGTGGAGATATTGAACTTATCCCTAGAGACATGGTGGATTATCTCGACGTCTCGCCTAAACAGATTGTTTCTGTTTCAACGGCTCTTATTCCTTTCCTCGAGCACGACGACGCTAACCGTGCTCTTATGGGATCAAACATGCAACGCCAGGCTGTACCTCTTATTCAACCAGATGCACCGCGAGTTGGAACAGGAATTGAACATAGAATCGCGAAAGACTCAGGTTCTTGCGTTGTCGCATCTGAGAATGGAGAAGTAGCTTACGTTGATGCTGATCGTATAGAGGTAAGGTCAGAGCGTGGTATTCACGTATACCCCTTGGTGAAATTCCGAAGGTCTAACCAAGGAACGATTATTCATCAACGTCCCTCAGTATTGAAGGGAGAACAGGTTAAAAAAGGCGATATTATAGCAGATGGCCAATCTGTTGATAACGGAGAGCTCGCTTTGGGAAGAAATGTTCTTGTTGCGTTCCTTCCTTGGGAAGGATACAACTACGAAGATGCCATTCTCCTTAGTGAACGTCTTGTTAAAGAAGATTTCTATACATCTATACATATAGAAGAATATGAAATAGAGGCACGAGACACCAAACTTGGACCAGAAGAAATAACCCGCGACATTCCCAATGTGGGAGAAGATATGCTTAAAAATCTCGATGAAGATGGCATAGTGCGTGTCGGAGCCGAGGTTAATGCGGGTGATATTCTCGTTGGTAAAGTAACTCCTAAGGGAGAGTCTGATCAATCCCCGGAGGAAAAACTTCTCAGAGCAATATTCGGAGAAAAAGCGAGAGAGGTAAGAGATACGTCTCTTAAAGTTCCGCATGGTGCTCGTGGAAAGATTGTTGCTGTAAAGCGCATGACACGAGAGAATAACCCAGATGCATTGAGCCCTGGTGTCAATGAAGTCGTTAAGATTTATGTTGCCCAGCTTCGTAAAATAACAGTTGGTGACAAAATGGCAGGTCGACACGGAAACAAAGGTGTTGTTTCTCGTATTCTTCCAGTAGAAGATATGCCTTACTTGCCAGACGGAACTCCTTGTGACATTGTTTTGAACCCTCTGGGTGTTCCTAGCCGTATGAACCTGGGGCAGGTTCTTGAGACCATTATGGGATTTGTGGCAATGAACAATGGATGGCATGTGGCGACACCAGTTTTTGAAGGTGCTCAAGAAGGAGAAATTTTTGATCTTCTCGATAAATTGAGTAAAGAAAAATATCCTGACTTAACGTCAGACGGTATGATTACTCTCTATGACGGACGAACAGGAGAGCGTATGGAAAAGAAAGTCACAGTTGGATGTATGTATATGCTCAAGCTCATTCACCTTGTTGACGATAAAATCCACGCTCGTTCGATCGGTCCTTACAGTTTGATAACTCAGCAGCCTTTGGGTGGTAAAGCTCAGTTTGGTGGTCAGCGTTTTGGAGAAATGGAAGTTTGGGCCCTTGAAGGATATGGAGCGGCTCACATACTTCAGGAAATGTTGACTGTTAAATCTGACGATATACGAGGTCGTCTGAAGACATATGAGAAGATTGTAAAAGGACAAAACTTGGCGAAGCCCGGTGTTCCTGAAAGCTTCCGTGTTCTTGTTAAAGAATTACAGGGTTTAGTGCTAGATGTTGAAATTAAATACAGCGACGGAACCATTGGCGAATTGGTTATGGATGATGAGGATGAAGATGGAGCACGTCGTTCCACTTCAGAGACTGTAGGCGTAAAAGAGAAGGAAGAAAAGCCACAAGAACCTCAGAAATCTGAAAAAGTAGAGGAAGAAATCGCCGATGAAATGGAAGTTGTCGTTGATGAGAAAGAAGTAATGTCCGAAAACATGCTTTTTGAAGATGTGTTTGAGGAAAGTAATGATGACCCGGAAGGGGCTGAATAA
- a CDS encoding L-threonylcarbamoyladenylate synthase, with protein sequence MTTLKTLVYKVERWNPEPNIIDEAAQAIRSGKLVAFPTETVYGLGANGLDDVAVRSIFAAKGRPADNPLILHFASPDAVDNVAYVNERARLLMDVFWPGPLTLVLPVKPIVPHSVTAGLETVAVRMPSHPVAMALIKAAGVPIAAPSANKSGRPSPTEAASVLSDIGDGVDIILDGGATDVGLESTVIDVTGPSVVLLRAGGMPVERIEEVVGDVVLVPGEAKKKRSPGTRYRHYAPLVPLLLWKDDSIWQSKDVSGKKIGYIGIKEPPVTVPEKIIFKSPEYYAHGLFAAFRTLEKKDIDIIVAEWPERVGIGLALRDRLCRAAGQE encoded by the coding sequence GTGACAACGTTGAAGACTCTCGTTTATAAGGTTGAGCGTTGGAATCCTGAACCCAATATTATAGATGAGGCAGCTCAGGCCATACGGTCTGGTAAATTAGTTGCTTTTCCCACCGAAACTGTATATGGGTTGGGAGCTAATGGTTTGGATGACGTTGCTGTGCGAAGTATTTTTGCAGCAAAGGGCAGGCCAGCAGATAATCCTCTTATATTGCATTTCGCATCACCAGACGCTGTAGACAACGTAGCGTATGTCAATGAAAGAGCTCGCTTATTAATGGATGTATTTTGGCCTGGTCCGCTTACTCTTGTACTTCCTGTCAAGCCTATTGTTCCTCACTCAGTTACAGCGGGATTAGAAACGGTAGCTGTTCGTATGCCATCTCATCCTGTTGCTATGGCGCTTATTAAAGCGGCTGGAGTTCCGATTGCAGCTCCCAGTGCCAATAAAAGTGGTCGCCCAAGTCCGACTGAAGCTGCATCTGTTTTATCAGATATTGGAGATGGGGTAGACATCATTTTGGATGGAGGCGCTACTGATGTAGGTCTCGAATCTACCGTCATTGATGTAACTGGGCCTTCTGTGGTGCTTCTTCGCGCAGGTGGAATGCCAGTGGAGCGCATAGAAGAAGTTGTTGGCGATGTCGTTCTTGTTCCCGGAGAAGCAAAGAAAAAGAGATCTCCAGGAACACGTTATCGTCATTATGCTCCATTAGTCCCCCTTCTTTTATGGAAGGACGATTCAATTTGGCAAAGTAAAGATGTATCCGGTAAAAAAATTGGATATATAGGTATAAAAGAGCCGCCAGTTACTGTCCCTGAAAAAATAATATTCAAGAGTCCCGAATATTATGCCCACGGTTTATTTGCGGCATTTCGAACTCTTGAGAAAAAAGATATCGATATTATCGTTGCAGAGTGGCCAGAAAGAGTAGGAATTGGTCTTGCTCTGAGAGACCGTTTGTGCAGGGCTGCTGGTCAAGAGTAG
- the tgt gene encoding tRNA guanosine(34) transglycosylase Tgt yields MFEFKLQAQCPVTGARAGEFITPHGIIRTPVFMPVGTQATVKAMAPFELEEIGAQIILSNTYHLYLRPGADIVAEAGGLHPFMDWHHPILTDSGGFQVFSLATLNKVTDEGVECQSHIDGSRHLMNPEWSMDVQQKLGSDIAMCFDQCLHYPSTKEEAEAALIRTTAWAKRSKAAHSREDQALFGIVQGSVFEDLRRRSAEEITSIDFPGYGIGGLSVGEPHHIMYEMLEVLQHVMPSNKPRYLMGVGHPSNLVEGVARGVDMFDCVLPTRNGRTGTVFVSTGKINIKNQIYARDFTPLDPTCDCYVCRHFTKAYLRHLYKAGEILAARLCSWHNLRFLIRLMEEARESILQGTFPAFRKRFIDTFHGEGDNVEDSRL; encoded by the coding sequence ATGTTCGAGTTTAAATTACAGGCACAATGTCCCGTTACAGGTGCCCGAGCTGGCGAGTTCATAACACCTCATGGCATTATTCGTACACCAGTCTTTATGCCAGTGGGAACCCAGGCAACGGTTAAGGCCATGGCCCCATTTGAATTGGAGGAAATAGGGGCACAAATTATTTTATCGAATACATACCATCTCTATCTTCGTCCTGGAGCGGATATAGTTGCAGAAGCTGGCGGACTTCATCCCTTTATGGATTGGCACCATCCCATTCTTACCGATAGTGGGGGGTTCCAGGTCTTTTCTTTGGCAACTTTGAATAAAGTAACAGATGAAGGTGTGGAGTGCCAGTCACATATAGATGGAAGTCGACATCTTATGAATCCTGAATGGTCTATGGATGTGCAGCAGAAGCTAGGCAGCGATATCGCAATGTGTTTTGATCAGTGTTTGCACTATCCGAGCACTAAAGAAGAGGCAGAAGCAGCTTTAATACGAACAACTGCGTGGGCTAAACGTTCTAAAGCTGCTCATAGTCGTGAAGATCAGGCATTATTTGGTATCGTTCAGGGCTCGGTATTTGAAGATCTCCGCAGACGTTCTGCTGAAGAAATTACATCTATTGACTTCCCTGGATACGGTATAGGAGGACTTTCTGTAGGAGAACCTCATCATATCATGTACGAAATGCTAGAGGTGCTTCAGCACGTTATGCCTTCCAATAAACCACGATATCTTATGGGCGTGGGGCATCCTTCCAATCTTGTGGAGGGTGTGGCTCGAGGTGTAGATATGTTTGATTGTGTTTTGCCTACTAGAAATGGTCGCACAGGTACAGTTTTTGTATCTACGGGGAAGATTAACATAAAAAATCAGATTTATGCACGAGATTTTACCCCTCTAGACCCTACATGTGATTGCTATGTATGCCGTCATTTTACAAAGGCATATTTGCGTCATCTATATAAAGCGGGAGAAATTTTGGCGGCAAGACTTTGCAGCTGGCATAATTTAAGGTTCTTAATCAGACTTATGGAAGAGGCCAGGGAGTCAATTTTGCAAGGAACATTTCCAGCTTTCAGAAAACGTTTTATTGATACTTTCCATGGAGAGGGTGACAACGTTGAAGACTCTCGTTTATAA